From a single Loigolactobacillus coryniformis subsp. coryniformis KCTC 3167 = DSM 20001 genomic region:
- a CDS encoding phospho-sugar mutase, producing the protein MAWQDTYQTWVAYPELDADLKKELTGTTDQEQLEDAFYAPMEFGTAGMRGVMGPGINRMNIYTIRQATEGLALFMDTLDAATKQRGVAISFDSRYNSELFAHEAARVLGAHKIPSFVFDGLRPTPELSFAVRHLETYAGIMITASHNPKQYNGYKIYGPDGGQMPPKEADLITSYVRKAADLFGIAVVDEHDLRTAKLMTMIGEDVDEAYLANIKKVTINQDLVDEIGPKLKLVYSPLHGTGKMLGAQALRNAGFTQFKLVAKQAIADPEFPTVPFPNPEFPQAFDMAIELGKRENADILVATDPDADRLGTAVRQPDGEYRLLNGNQIAALMLDYILRANQNAGTLPANAVAIKSIVSTELATQIAHNYNVEMLDVLTGFKFIGEKIKQYEQDHSHTYMFGFEESYGSLIRPFVRDKDAIQGLLLLAEIAAYYQKQGKTLYDGLQDLFKKYGYYAEKTVSQTFDGISGADKMAKLMTKFREEQPAEFNGVKISAVEDFAQQTKTYADGHQEKMALPTSNVLKYLLADETWIAIRPSGTEPKIKFYVGTIGTSEADVATKLDAFENALNEFAAE; encoded by the coding sequence TTGGCATGGCAAGATACATATCAAACTTGGGTAGCTTATCCTGAGTTAGATGCTGATTTGAAAAAAGAATTAACAGGAACCACTGATCAAGAACAATTAGAGGATGCATTTTACGCACCAATGGAATTTGGCACGGCAGGAATGCGTGGTGTGATGGGGCCTGGTATCAATCGGATGAACATTTATACGATTCGCCAAGCAACTGAAGGCTTAGCCCTATTTATGGATACGTTGGACGCGGCAACTAAACAACGTGGTGTCGCAATCAGTTTTGATTCACGGTATAATTCCGAATTATTTGCCCACGAAGCAGCACGGGTTTTAGGTGCACATAAGATCCCAAGCTTTGTCTTCGATGGTTTACGGCCAACCCCAGAATTATCCTTTGCGGTCCGGCACTTGGAAACTTATGCGGGTATCATGATCACAGCAAGTCACAATCCTAAACAATATAACGGTTATAAAATTTACGGTCCTGATGGCGGCCAAATGCCACCTAAGGAAGCCGATTTGATTACCAGTTATGTGCGTAAAGCTGCCGATTTATTTGGCATTGCGGTCGTTGATGAGCACGATTTGCGGACAGCAAAATTAATGACGATGATCGGGGAAGATGTTGATGAAGCTTATTTAGCTAACATCAAAAAAGTTACGATCAATCAGGATTTAGTTGATGAAATCGGACCCAAATTAAAATTAGTTTACTCACCATTGCATGGTACTGGGAAAATGTTAGGTGCACAAGCCTTGCGGAACGCTGGCTTTACGCAATTTAAGTTAGTCGCTAAACAGGCGATCGCTGATCCAGAATTTCCAACGGTACCGTTCCCTAATCCAGAATTTCCACAGGCCTTTGATATGGCAATCGAATTGGGTAAGCGGGAAAATGCGGATATTTTGGTAGCCACTGATCCTGACGCTGATCGTTTAGGTACCGCGGTGCGCCAACCAGATGGCGAGTATCGTTTATTAAACGGTAATCAGATTGCAGCATTGATGTTGGATTACATTTTACGTGCTAACCAAAATGCCGGCACTTTACCGGCTAATGCGGTGGCAATCAAGTCGATCGTTTCAACGGAATTAGCAACGCAAATTGCGCATAATTATAATGTTGAAATGCTAGACGTTCTAACTGGCTTCAAGTTTATTGGTGAAAAGATCAAGCAATACGAGCAAGATCACAGTCATACTTACATGTTTGGCTTTGAAGAAAGTTATGGTTCATTGATTCGACCATTCGTACGTGATAAGGATGCAATTCAAGGCTTACTTTTGTTGGCTGAAATTGCGGCTTATTACCAAAAACAAGGTAAGACATTGTATGATGGCTTGCAAGACTTATTCAAGAAGTATGGTTATTATGCTGAAAAGACAGTTTCTCAAACCTTTGATGGTATTAGTGGTGCCGATAAGATGGCTAAATTAATGACGAAGTTCCGCGAAGAACAACCAGCAGAATTTAATGGCGTTAAAATCAGTGCAGTGGAAGACTTTGCTCAACAGACGAAGACTTATGCTGATGGTCATCAAGAAAAAATGGCGTTGCCAACATCTAATGTATTGAAGTACTTGTTAGCAGATGAAACTTGGATCGCTATTCGGCCTTCAGGAACTGAACCAAAAATTAAGTTCTACGTTGGTACGATTGGAACTAGTGAAGCAGATGTAGCAACTAAATTAGATGCATTCGAAAATGCTTTAAATGAATTTGCTGCTGAGTAA
- the trxB gene encoding thioredoxin-disulfide reductase yields MTKQADVVVIGAGPGGLTAALYASRSNLSVIILDRGIYGGQMNNTAEIENYPGFKSILGPDLAQNMYDGATQFGAEYVYGNVTNVEDQGEYKLIHTDDGDYQAKAVVIATGADHRKLGVPGEQEYSGRGVSYCAVCDGAFFKNREVAVIGGGDSAVEEGLYLAQLASKVTIIHRRDQLRAQKIIQQRAFDNDKIEFVWNANTEEVLGDEQKVTGVRYTDKVTGEEHVLPASGAFIYVGIDALTDGFQNLNILDEKGWVVTDEHMRTAVPGIFAIGDVRQKDLRQITTAVGDGGVAGQQAFNYIQELDDKVKHEASVK; encoded by the coding sequence ATGACGAAACAGGCAGATGTTGTTGTGATCGGTGCTGGTCCTGGTGGTTTGACCGCAGCTTTATACGCATCACGGTCAAACCTTTCAGTGATCATCCTTGATCGCGGTATTTATGGTGGTCAGATGAATAACACCGCTGAAATTGAAAACTATCCTGGCTTTAAGTCAATTTTAGGTCCCGATTTAGCGCAGAATATGTATGATGGCGCGACACAATTTGGCGCAGAATACGTTTACGGGAACGTGACTAATGTTGAAGACCAGGGTGAATATAAATTGATTCACACCGATGATGGTGATTACCAAGCCAAAGCAGTGGTTATCGCAACTGGTGCGGATCATCGTAAATTAGGTGTACCTGGCGAACAAGAATATAGTGGCCGTGGTGTTTCGTACTGTGCCGTATGTGACGGTGCATTCTTTAAGAATCGTGAAGTTGCTGTTATTGGCGGTGGCGATTCTGCGGTTGAAGAAGGCCTATATTTAGCCCAATTAGCTTCTAAGGTAACAATTATTCATCGGCGTGACCAATTACGCGCGCAAAAGATTATTCAACAGCGTGCTTTTGACAACGACAAGATTGAATTTGTTTGGAATGCCAATACGGAAGAAGTCCTTGGCGACGAACAAAAGGTGACTGGCGTTCGTTACACAGATAAAGTTACTGGTGAAGAACATGTTCTTCCTGCTAGTGGTGCCTTTATCTACGTTGGAATCGACGCTTTGACTGACGGTTTCCAAAATTTAAACATTTTAGACGAAAAAGGTTGGGTTGTTACTGACGAACATATGCGTACTGCAGTACCTGGCATTTTTGCCATTGGCGATGTACGTCAAAAAGATCTACGTCAGATTACAACGGCTGTTGGTGATGGTGGCGTTGCTGGACAACAAGCCTTTAACTATATTCAAGAATTAGATGATAAAGTGAAACATGAAGCATCCGTAAAATAA
- a CDS encoding tetratricopeptide repeat protein has protein sequence MGEVISFLPSCEFYFNLGMTAFSKSNYKKAITYLERAQTLAHTDDDYVFANCQLAICLQYDNRYNEAIQRLEKLNLHYGEHHPEIQYFLANCYAFMNEFKRSLEYVKGYLASGQQEFKHEATDLLSQLHHEQGNF, from the coding sequence ATGGGTGAAGTTATTTCGTTTCTACCATCGTGCGAGTTTTATTTTAATTTAGGCATGACTGCTTTTTCGAAAAGCAATTACAAGAAGGCAATTACGTATTTGGAACGTGCACAGACACTAGCACATACCGATGATGATTATGTATTTGCTAACTGCCAATTGGCAATCTGCCTACAATATGATAATCGTTATAATGAAGCGATTCAGCGTTTGGAAAAGCTGAATTTGCATTATGGTGAGCATCACCCAGAAATTCAATATTTCTTAGCTAACTGCTATGCCTTTATGAATGAGTTCAAGCGCAGTTTAGAATATGTCAAAGGTTACTTAGCTAGCGGACAGCAAGAATTTAAGCACGAAGCAACGGATCTATTATCCCAGTTGCACCATGAACAAGGTAACTTCTAA